A window of Acropora muricata isolate sample 2 chromosome 6, ASM3666990v1, whole genome shotgun sequence genomic DNA:
AGTTTTCTTTTGGGTTTCAAATTCTGTTCCCTTAACAGTGGTGCTAAGTAAGATTTGCTGACATTGACTTTTAAGTAAAATTAAACTGCAAGGTGTTTCAGTTGTCAGCAATaatttagttttgtttcttttctttttcatgttttgtGCTTTTTTCCTGTGGACAAAACAGAAGATCCAGAAGTATCCCAtctctgtttaaaaaaaaaagcattattgCTGAACAATAAAACGGCTTGTTATCATTGAGTGTGTTCTTTTTCTGCTTGCAATATATGAAAGCAAACTTATCTAAGAGTTCTTAATTTGTAGAAAAGGGTATTGAAAGTCATCAATCTTGCTATCAGGAATTTGTCCTTTTCCCTGTTTGAGAGGTAGGGCAAGAAACTGTGTACAACTTAGAGAGATTTGAACCAGTGGTTGGAAGAAACCAGACACTGAGTTTCTTTAGTCTAATCACTCTGATAGATTGGTCCTTTGTCTTTTTACTGGGGTGAATGCTGGGGTTGAGGGAAGCTCCTCAGCTTGGAATTTCTTTGTGGTGTCAATGATTTTATTGttccattaattttattctctcACAACAGACCCAATCAGcttactcaatgttgtacccaattcaaatctcccagggggttaagattctttgtgtattgTATTTACATTATAATGTGgtattcacatttaaatgatattgaaatttcaaaaacaaatactTTATTTTGTTTGAATTGGGTAAAACATTAAGTCAGCCAATTTGGTCAATGAGAACAGTTTCATTCTCTTTTGATCTGGAAAGTGAGTGATCTGTTTCCTTGTTGAGGAATTCTCTCAATATTTCATTCCATGGAAATTGTCATTGCTGACTCCAGTGTACGGACTTGAAGTGGTGAATAGTAATGGAGAGAATACCAAGCAATACCTGAAAGTTAAAACTGAACCTTTTAGGTTGGAAGCTTGTGATTTGACTGGCATCCCTTAAGATGTGCTGGTGTTAAGATGACCATGAACAAGATGAACAAGGGGTGTATAGTAATGATAAGAATGTCAGGCAATACCTGGAAGTTAACAATGAGTCTGGTCAGGTTGGAAGCTTGTGATTTGACTGGCATCCCTTAAATACTTGCTGGCTTTAAGATGATCATGAAAAAGGAGTTTCTGTTTTTGGGGAGGGAAGCATGTGAACTAACACGTCAAGCcttttacagctgcatgaacaatgTAGTTGCTTCCAAGTTACCATAAAGaactttttgtttcacttttcaACTGATGCAGCACCTCATTTTCATCCTAAAcccttcattttcaaaactggtgtttattttgcaattcagttaagaTCATCTTTACTTCTCTCTCTGTTATGATGTTAATATCATCCTCATTTTTTGCAAAGTGTTTTGAATGTCAGCTTGTGTCACCTGGTGGTGAAGAACAAGCCTAATTCTATTCTTCCCAAGTGTCAACATTTTCACGGCCACTTGTTTCTCCATTGGATCAGTATCAGAGACTTTAAACATGCTCTTTATTAGATCATTGGCAGACACTTTGTTATTGTTAACTTTGAAGTAAACCATGTTGGTATCAACTGTTTCCATGTCTATCTCAATGCCAAGATTTTTCATCTCTTGAATTCCTGTCAACAAAAAATAAGATTTGGGGAGTAGTTTCTACCAATGTAGCCCAGGCTTGATTCCACACTGGATTATTGTGGGTTGAGATTGTCGTTCTGTACTTtgtgagaggtttttctctggatactccagttttcccctcacCTCAAAAACCAACTGATGAGTTGTTGTCGAACCCCATTGTAGAGTACTTGTGCTTGGCCTTACAAGCTCAAGACTTAAAAAagttatcattattactgttattagtattatttaaTTAGATTTATGGAAAAAAGGGTAAAGGCCCAACTGACTAATGCTCTGGCCTGGGTTtcttgaagcatggttagcaccAAGCAGCTTCAACTACCATAGAAAACTTCTACGTTTTGGTACTTCTAAACAAATGGTCAGCACTAACCATTCTTCAAGCAACTGACCCCAATTGGCCACATCAGGCCGCTGAGAGCATTCTTACTGTCATTGCCCCACTACAAGGTGCTTATCCATAGAAGGGTTACCCCAAGAAATATGTGGGAAGGTGATGTGGAGTTGAAAGACAATTCATTAAGGGAACCCGCTCTTGATCCAGTCGAACACCTTATTTCCAATCAGAAGTCAGACCACAAACACACAATACCATGTCTTATTCACAGATTTGTATAGATTCCTACATAACATTGACAGATTGATGTGTATTCTTTACCAATTTATAAAATGGTGATAAACCCTGATGGAATCTTATCATTGGAGTAAGTGTAGTTGTAACTGAGAAGAAGTTGAGTGCAGTGTCAATGAAATTGTTGTTGGTGATGGCAGTTTCACAACCTGAGCATAACTTCAAGCAGGTGTTCAAACTAAATTCCTTCTCTGAACTCCACATTCGGAAGTTCAGCTTCCATCAAGGTAGCacagaaaacaaatttttcacaatGTTTTTCCTATGAGAACATTGCCTATTTCCTAGTCAATACTGCAACATGAGCATTAATTAGGTGGATGGCATGGACTGGTAACTACATGAACCagtacaaagaaacaaaaatcacagttacaaaatgataaaataaatcaaTGCTTCTGCCAACCTTGAGCCAGAATTTGTGCATTTGTATGATCTTGGTGCAGTTTAGGGGCTATGTGGTCCAAAGCATATATCCCTGCTGCAGCTAACACCCCAGCCTGTCGCATACCTCCCCCAAGAACTTTCCTATGTCTCAAACACCTGTTCCACATTGATAAGCAGTAAAGAGAATATCAAGCACTCTCAATAGCTCTATGGGGGATGTGGTAATGTTATATAAACTGTAAAGGATGTAAAATTGTCTTCAATGCATATGGAAAATGAAATACATGGTAATAGTTGTCTTCTTTCAGCAAGCACCAACAGAAATTGAGGACTTGCTTAAGAGTAGACTTTATCTTTATTACATGGACATTGTTCAGAAGTTTTGTAGCAATGCTCTGTAACATGACTCAAGCCAGCTGCCTTTTAGAAGTTGTATCGCATTTCAGAACTGTTGTCTGGTTAGTGGGCCTGACTGTACcaaaaatacaaaggaatataATATTCTATATTCTTGGTAGTCTCTTTACAAAATGAGAATTTTAAACTACTCTTGATtgtaaacaaaaacatttcaacttTGGTTGGACTCATATCGTATATAACTACCTTGCAATGAAGTCTTCCTCTCCTGCAACTACAGAACCCACAGGAGCACCAAGGCcctaaaaagtgaaaaaaaagaaagtgagaCAGTCTTACTGTGTAGCACTAAAAATTTGCAGAGTTAAAATGTTTTTGTGGTCTGAAATACCATAACTGAAATTTCTGCCAggaactaaaataattattatttactgtaTAAGCAGCAGATTATAGCACTCCTCTGGCATTGGATTCCAGTTTTACATGACTCTCCGTTACATTGTTTGATTGATTATTTTATCCGTACGTTTGGCTTCACCTCTCCTCATCTATAACGCTAGCCATGCCTGATGAGTTAGAAAGCATGCGAAAACAAAATCTACCCATTAGATGCTACATGTACGTTTCACTCCAAGTTTAGAGCCGGCTGAGAAACCTTGAAACTTTAGGTAGGGCTTGGCAGATTGCACAATGCACTCTAGCATTTACACCAATCATTACCTTTGAAAGACAGAAAGAAATGGAATCAACATGCTGAGTAATGTGTGCCACAGGCACACCTAGAGCTGTAGCTGCATTAAAGATTCTTGCTCCATCCATGTGAACCTTTAATCCAAGCTCAGTAGCCAGTTTTCTCACCTGTTGAGAAATCAACTTGTCAATAAAAAAGATGGGATCATGATCAAACATTTGTTGAATATTATCTggcttgattgaaaaagatcatcaggGTGATCGGAGTCCTAAGAatgactgttgtttgtgactgacgttatAACAACCCTTTGTGGACGTCATCTTCAGGGTCAAGTGatagactatcacttgactctgaagatggcttccgcacaggttgttgaaatgtcagtcacaaacaacagtccttctcaggactctgatcacccagatgatctttttcaatcaaggtatgttactcctgggctcaaaccattttctcCTAACATTATCTGGGTAATCAATTTAAGGTGAGAAACACTACAAAATAATTCTAATGGAAAGTCCCTTACCTTTTGTAAGTAGTCCAGTGACAGCACCCTACCTCCAGTTGCATTGTGAGTTTGTTCCACACAAATTAAGCGACTTACAGGTTGGTGAGCGTCACAAAGTGAGCGCACTTTATTGGCAATGTCTGCTAAATCAAGTGTTCCATCACAGTTGGTGTGCACTTGCCGAGGATGCACCCCTGCCACCTGCAAATTTCAACAGTAATTTGACACTGATGACTTGGACAAAATAATAACCTCACCAGTGTCATtggtacaaaaaaaattcatgaactGCGCAACGAAAGATTTCATGGGTCATCTTTACTAGCATCCCTAACTCTTGCCTGTGAGCAATGTGTTGCAAGGGAGTTAGAGCAGTTCATTTCAAGCCTTTAAATGTTTAACCACAACCTTTTTACAGCCATGCAAATTATGActagaaataacaataataataaactatATTGTAGTATTTCTAAGTATCATATGGGTTCCACTGCAGTTATATTATTTATTGACAAGCTTGCCATCTCCTTGGtttacttttgaaaaagaaCTGCAGAGCTTACATGATATTTTCTGAGGTAAGTGGTTGTCATAGATGAAAATCATTTTGCCATGCAACAACCAAATGTTGAATGGTGGATATTATATCAGTGGTGATGCATGAAATGTGGGTTTACCAATCCTCAATAATTCTGACCTGTGCCACTCCACCTTGTTCCCAAATAATAATGTGAGACTGGTCTCCAACAAGTATTTCTTCTCCTCGTCCTCTGCAGTGTGCCATCACTGAAATGATATTTCATgatatttcaaattaaatttgagACATTTTGgttgattttgaaaataacaaataattattaattatctAAACTACCCCTACAAATCAAGCTAGTTCCCACACTAAGCTGAAATATCACCATTCAAAGCTGATCAAGAAGTGGAAATTTACCAGAATaatgacaattattataataataattattgtaaaagaaaaagtctTCAAGTTGAACCTGATATCAAATTTCCCATTGTTCCACTGGTCACAAAAAGGGCTGCCTCTTTTCCTGTCAATTCTGCTGCTTTGATCTGTAGGGCTTAATGTCAATAATATTCTACTGAAGAAAGGAAGTGTACTGGTATGCTTTTGTAGATATAATTTACAACACTTCAGCTAAGTCTATGGTAATTGATACCTCAACAAGGTAGGACTTGGGATCTTGAAAGAAAGCTCTCAAATTTTGTCACAGAATAACTAAGGCATATCTTGGCCAACTGACACTGAACAAAAGTGAACCAGGCAAAGATGCTGTTTTGTGGTTTTATTCAACGGTGCAAAATGAACTTCACTCGTGACCTTGGTAGCTTTGTTTCTGTCTTGCCCCCTCACCCCAAAGGTGGGAGAAATTCCtttgaaactgaaaactgaATTTGCCAAAGGTGAATgttttgttgacaaatttgaAAACAGGAGGTTCCCAAGATTCAAATTCTTAAGGTAGGGTGTGGCTAAATTGTACCCCTGCCAATGATCTCTGAAGTTGGTCCTGGTGGTTCAAAAATGAATAATGGGATGCTTTTTATCTACTGGACGACTCCAGTTTTGACAGCGCAAATATCTGTGGTATGAATTCCGGTTTTTCAGGGCATAGCTATATCCAACAGTAGAGAAGGACATTTTTGGGCAAGGACATTTTGCCAGTGTGCTCTGAAAGGGACCTGTTAGCTGGGAGATGAGGATTTTCCTTGCCATCAAGAAGGTACTTCACACCCTATaatgttaagttttttttttcaacaattccCTTGAACAAGTAGAAAGATATCAGTATCAGAGGGCCTGATAATAAGGTTAAAAAAGCCCCAGATTCGCCCCACCTACTTTGGCAATCTTCCTGCTAACTTGAGAAGTTAATGACAATTTAACAAAATGTTGGATATACTTTATAAATCCTAACCATTTACAGTCGGATCATCTCCATAAACATCGTCACCAACTGCAGCAACGGACATTgcatctttcatttcttttgtggGTTTAGTAACCGTATCACTTCTTAAATCGATCACACGAACACCATCTTTCTGCATTCGATCAAATACCCCACTGATGTACATGCTTGAGAAATGTCTCACTTGATTTGCGATCCCCTTTTCCTCTCCGTCGGGATCTTTCATCGGGCGGAGGCTGCCGAAAGCCCTTGTCGTTGAAGATGATATAGAACGTTTTAAGCACGTACACCGTAAAAAAATGGGTGAGTACTTTCCACAGGTAGCGCTCAGTGCCTTAGCCATTTAATTAGTCGCTCCGTTTTAATATCTGAGATGTTAGAGGTTAGCCGGGTTTTGCTTTTGAAATGGAGGACTTTTGAAACAGTGTTGAGTTCCTGCTTCGGGGGACAGATTTTTTATTCACCATTACGTGGATGACTAGTTTTTCAGGACCCTTGGAACTGATTGTGGGGTGCCTGTGGTTGGAATGGCCATTATGGACTCTGGAACTTTGGATTCCTCTAAATGAAGTAGGGTTGGATTCCACACTGAGAAAAATGATTAGCAAACCATGCAGCGACATTTCTGAGCTAGATAGCCGTTTGCTTGTGTTGACAACATAATCCGACAACCAGCCATTTTATCCAATCTTATGACGAAAAGCGACCATCAACATCAGCGATTGATTCAcacacatcttttttttttgtcatgtaaTCGCTCTGACAAAAAGCGAAAGCTCGAGATGTCAGTCTTAAGGGTGCACTGACGTATTTTTTGGGGTGCGTTGCTAAGGAATATGTTTGTGGtataacttggaaattttttgctacacatacagtaaaaacccgcgtataagaacctGCTTTTTTAGAGTTTGgcaaaacaggttcttatattttggGGTACTTACTGGCATTTTAGCCTAAATAGGTTCTTAATTAGGTTCTTAATTTTTACGGAGTCGAAAATAGTATGTAATACACTCATTCATTATAAACTGTCTGTATTTTATAGAATAAATGCTTATAATCAAGACCAGTTtcaaaccaaattcaaaaaataaaatcagtttcaaaaaaattaaaccagttCCAACAAATTGAACTAACATTGTGCATTTTTTAGCTTCCCTGTGCAATTCTTGATCTCTAAAGACAACCTTTTTGATAAAATACAGTTATTGTATTATGAATAAAATAGTTTAACCCCACATATAAGAaccttttggattttttttggctaaacaggttcttatattttggGGTATTAAGGAAGCAAATTTCTGCCAGGAGGTTCTTAATTTCTaggttcttatacgcgggtttttactgtaggtcattttataacacagcccttgttatcaatatcgaaattgaacaatgacGTCAACCGGCCACGCCtatgatcacgtgaccagaaacgaaaatctctataatcctggaagtgtgccattttgatgaccgtttttctgtggatttagtgtgtctattttcaaaacaaacaaaatggcggacttaTTGTTTGATCTTTTTGCGGTTCCGCGTAGAGAAAAGAAGTATAGGATTCATGACATCGACTTAACAAACTTTTCCGAAGACGAACTTAAGAGCCGCTTTCGTTTTGGCCGTGATTCTATTATATTTTTGGTCGAACTTCTACGCGAAGATCTTGAACGACCAACTTCGCGAAACCATGCTTTATCACCAACTGTGCAAGTTCTTGTGGCGTTGCGCTTCTTTGCGTCTGGAAGCTTTCTCCAAGTAATTGGCGATACCGTAGGACTGCCAAAGTCCACCGTTTCCCGGACAATTCGAGACGTTTCTGCAGCATTAATCCAAAAGTGGAACGAGTTTATTCACTGGCCAACTACCGCCGATGAGATTCAACGAGTAAAGGAAGGGTTTCTCCGCAAAGGAGGATTCCCAGGGGTGATAGGATGTGTAGACGGAACCCATATCAGACTCCAACGGCCCAGCCAAAATGAAGCGGACTACGTCAATCGCAAAGGATACCACTCAATCAACGTGCAAGCTATTTGTGACCACAGAGGTGAGAAGTTGGAGATATTCTTTCATGACCTTCTGGGGGAGAATATGTTGTggttatttttttatgttaatttATCCATCAAGACTTTCTTAACTAGATTTATAATGTGCTCAGCACGTTTAAATCGTAAATATAAACATTACTACTCTTTTCAGGAATCTTTACCAACATTGTCGCCAAGTGGCCAGGAAGTACGCAtgatagttttattttcacAGACTCTGTTATTGGACAGCAGCTGCAAACCCAGCCTCGAACACTAGAGGATGGTTTGCTCTTGGGAGACAGTGGCTACCCATGTCGTCCCTTCCTCATGACACCATACCTAAACCCATCCAGTGCCCAACAGGAAGCTTTCAATAGAGCCCACACAAAGACTCGTGTGGCTATCGAACAAGCATTTGGGTGGTGGAAGAGGAGATTCCATCTTCTCCACTCTGAAATTAGAATGACACCAGAGAAAGCATGCATTTTAATAGGAGCGTGTGCAACCCTTCACAACATAGCCATCCTCAGGAATGAGCCAATAGATGGCCTTGATAACACAGAAGATCAACCACAGCTTACACAATACTGTGCCCCTGAAGATGGCAAAGCTATAAGGAACTATATTTGTGACAGGTTTTTCTAAATTATGTACCTAGCCTTGCAGCCTGAgttgcaaatgagatgacttaTTTCAACTCATAGGCTATTTCAAAAACCCCACATTTCGCAAATGTTGCATGTAAGAACAGTATTATATTATGACTTTGTGAATAATGTAGGTTTTCTTAACGCACTTTATGCACTGCCTCTGTGACATGTTTAGTTTAATGCCACTGTAAATTGATTTGTTTGGCCCTCTCCTTTGCTCAGTTCACTGCCATTATTTTATACTGAAAGACCATTTTACTGAGAGCATTGTGAAAATATAAATAAGTATTATCTGTAGTCTCAAAGAGAGGTTAAAAACAAGCTCTTAAAGTGAGATTATCTTGTTGGATTATGAAAATGGTAGCACGCACACACAATAGCTGTACTCCCATAGGCTATTTACCCCATTGACACCTAGAAGTGAGACTTCACAGATTTTACTGTCTCACACCAAAAGATTTTACTCATCAACTGGGGGCATCCTAGGGCATTTGAGGTATCTATGGGTCATGGTTGGGTAGGAAAATTTGGATCAGTGTCCTGAACAACATCAACATCATCAGCTTTATCCAAGACATTGAAATACAATATTTTAAGAGTCAAGTGCATAACTTTTTATTCCAACACTATTTAGCTAAATAGAAATTGCCCCTTCTTGTGATGGGAGTTCTGCATGTGAAACAAACTCTTAGCACCACTGATCACTGGAATCTGATGGTGAACTGTGCTGTCTTGTTCAAGCATCTTGAAAATGATTTAAATTTAGCTTTTCTTTTGGTACAAAGCAGCTGTGAACCACTGATTAGACCATAAAGATCTCAAATGTAGTTCATCTTTCTCTATATTTGAATTTGATACTTGTATCTTACAGTTTGGGCTATTGTTCACATTgtgcataatttatttatgcataTAAAAAAAAGGGATCTGTTCATTGTAAACAGCAAAGCTGTGCAATGTTGTTAAGTATCCTATATAAGCTGAAAACGTACTAGTAATAAttgcataaataattattagcaaGAAACTTAAATGCTAGGTTTCAAGGTACACTTAAATGTGACACTATCAAACACCagcaaaaactttaaaaaacttAAATACAGCTACTCAAGTTCATATGAGAAATGTGTGTACATAGTAAAATAATCACCATTGTTGGCTATGTGATGAGCTGTAGAAGCAAGACCATGTTTTGTCTGAAGAAGCAAGCTGAAATCTGCAAAAAGTGTCACCCAAATATGACATAAATTTCAAATTATTAGACATGCATGGTCCACTGATAGTAAAGAAACACACAGACAGATTGTTGTTCATTAGTTTGGGTTAGAAGGAACATTTACATAAACATCCTTTCAAAATTATTCTTCATACCAATACAAAAGAAGAAACTGTACCTAAATAACACAACATTTTGACTTGAAGACTTTTCTCACAAAAACATGCAAGTGAAAAATGCAACATAAGCAATCTATGTGTCATTATAAACTGAGGTCACATCATGTGGCAAGAGGAATGCATGCTTGTATTTTCAGTATTTCCATGACATCATTTTTTGGAAAGGCTGACATTTATTAAGAGCAAAACAATTTTACCTCTGCACACTGACTGTTGATGTACTAATGAGTCCCAAAAACCCCTCTgcattaaaatgtaaataactgAGCTCTCATTAAATCAGATAGGTTCATTGACTTTTCACATCATCATCAACTGCTTTGTCCTACACTTTacacaaagaaaattaacatgTCACTCATCAACCTGACGCTGCAAAAGATGCACTTGAagttctagtttttttttcttaagtgaGAGATTTTCTCTCTTCAACGAAAGACATTCGTACTGCATTCTCAGTACGTCATCTTGAGAGCAATTCACTTTCCTCCTCTTCCTTTCCTTCACTACAGCAAGCTCACCATCTTCAACCTCACAATCGAAATCGCAGCTGCTCGTGGAAGCATTTTCGCTGGGAGTTGCTGCTTCTGTCCCTGGAAGAATCATTGAGAAATCTCAAAACATATCTAATGTGACAGAACTTATTGGCGATGTGCGCTCGCTGGTACATAAGCTAAAGATAAGTAAAAATCTCGTAGAGCAGATGCC
This region includes:
- the LOC136918825 gene encoding putative nuclease HARBI1; translation: MADLLFDLFAVPRREKKYRIHDIDLTNFSEDELKSRFRFGRDSIIFLVELLREDLERPTSRNHALSPTVQVLVALRFFASGSFLQVIGDTVGLPKSTVSRTIRDVSAALIQKWNEFIHWPTTADEIQRVKEGFLRKGGFPGVIGCVDGTHIRLQRPSQNEADYVNRKGYHSINVQAICDHRGIFTNIVAKWPGSTHDSFIFTDSVIGQQLQTQPRTLEDGLLLGDSGYPCRPFLMTPYLNPSSAQQEAFNRAHTKTRVAIEQAFGWWKRRFHLLHSEIRMTPEKACILIGACATLHNIAILRNEPIDGLDNTEDQPQLTQYCAPEDGKAIRNYICDRFF
- the LOC136918824 gene encoding uncharacterized protein is translated as MAKALSATCGKYSPIFLRCTCLKRSISSSTTRAFGSLRPMKDPDGEEKGIANQVRHFSSMYISGVFDRMQKDGVRVIDLRSDTVTKPTKEMKDAMSVAAVGDDVYGDDPTVNALQIKAAELTGKEAALFVTSGTMGNLISVMAHCRGRGEEILVGDQSHIIIWEQGGVAQVAGVHPRQVHTNCDGTLDLADIANKVRSLCDAHQPVSRLICVEQTHNATGGRVLSLDYLQKVRKLATELGLKVHMDGARIFNAATALGVPVAHITQHVDSISFCLSKGLGAPVGSVVAGEEDFIARCLRHRKVLGGGMRQAGVLAAAGIYALDHIAPKLHQDHTNAQILAQGIQEMKNLGIEIDMETVDTNMVYFKVNNNKVSANDLIKSMFKVSDTDPMEKQVAVKMLTLGKNRIRLVLHHQVTQADIQNTLQKMRMILTS